Proteins encoded in a region of the Pocillopora verrucosa isolate sample1 chromosome 11, ASM3666991v2, whole genome shotgun sequence genome:
- the LOC136284358 gene encoding cadherin EGF LAG seven-pass G-type receptor 3-like has product MAQDKGELPNYNETSVEIYLIDVKDNAPQFVNSDFQEMVSERESKEHTFTRVTAFDADDGTNQQIIYSLVESNLPFGINSQTGDLYLTRKLDRETVNQYVFHVKAEDKGRPPMSSQTKVTVNVRDINDNPPRFSKSIYFGSVEENARFGTTIVQVTATNPDLGQTTIFYSLQMSIPSQRQCFRISGNGVITLSCRLDFSKTRFYSLTVKAGESQLESSAGVRINVTDSNTHKPIFQQRIYRQRISEATAVGGRVLIVKATDGDQGLNAKLTYAIEQSLRDFKINSKTGEITVLLPSDRETTSQYRFEVSATDHGNPPFKGTANVHITVTDVNDNKPRFLQSNYEKSILESVWPGTRVLEVSAVDDDEGSNKAIIYSFAKNGDGGGAFQIDSNQGVIRTLLSLDRETIPEYELTVVAADKGRPSMKSTVKVKITLEDVRDSKPKFEKDPYVVFLDEDVRMRSYVVTVKAVSQDLVQGGEIF; this is encoded by the exons ATGGCTCAAGACAAAGGCGAATTGCCAAATTACAATGAAACCTCAGTGGAGATATATCTTATTGATGTCAAAGACAATGCACCTCAGTTTGTGAATTCTGATTTTCAAGAAATGGTCTCGGAACGTGAGAGTAAAGAACACACCTTTACTCGTGTTACTGCATTTGACGCAGATGATGGTACAAACCAACAGATCATTTACAGTTTAGTAGAGTCCAATTTACCATTCGGTATTAACAGCCAAACTGGGGACTTGTACCTTACCAGAAAATTAGACAGAGAGACAGTGAATCAATATGTATTTCATGTCAAGGCTGAAGATAAGGGCAGGCCCCCTATGAGCAGCCAAACTAAAGTGACTGTCAATGTGAGAGACATAAATGACAATCCTCCAAGATTTTCAAAATCCATTTATTTTGGATCAGTGGAGGAGAATGCTCGATTTGGAACAACCATTGTTCAGGTGACAGCTACCAACCCTGACCTTGGGCAGACTACCATCTTTTACAGTCTCCAGATGTCTATCCCTAGTCAAAGACAATGCTTTCGAATTTCTGGTAATGGTGTTATAACATTATCATGTAGACTGGACTTTAGCAAGACTAGATTCTACTCGTTAACAGTAAAAGCTGGAGAGAGTCAATTGGAAAGCTCTGCAGGCGTGCGCATTAATGTAACTGATTCTAACACTCACAAGCCCATTTTCCAACAACGTATTTATAGACAAAGGATCAGTGAGGCTACCGCAGTTGGTGGAAGGGTTCTTATTGTCAAGGCAACTGATGGTGACCAAGGATTGAATGCTAAACTGACCTATGCAATTGAACAATCTCTGCGAGactttaaaatcaattctaaaACTGGCGAGATTACTGTGTTGCTCCCTTCAGATCGTGAAACAACTTCACAGTACAGGTTTGAAGTGAGTGCAACTGATCATGGTAATCCACCATTTAAAGGAACTGCTAATGTACATATAACAGTAACAGATGTAAATGACAACAAACCAAGATTTTTACAGTCCAACTATGAAAAATCCATTCTGGAAAGTGTATGGCCTGGAACACGAGTTTTGGAAGTCTCTGcagttgatgatgatgagggTTCAAATAAAGCCATCATCTACTCATTTgcaaaaaatg GTGATGGAGGTGGTGCTTTTCAAATTGACAGCAATCAGGGAGTCATCAGAACTTTGCTGTCACTTGATCGTGAAACAATTCCCGAATATGAACTGACTGTGGTTGCTGCTGACAAAGGTAGACCATCAATGAAATCAACCGTGAAAGTTAAGATAACACTGGAAGATGTTCGTGACAGtaaaccaaaatttgaaaaggatCCGTATGTAGTGTTTCTTGATGAAGATGTGAGAATGCGTTCCTATGTGGTCACCGTGAAAGCAGTGTCCCAAGACCTTGTTCAAGGTGGTGAGATTTTTTAA